The Deltaproteobacteria bacterium genome window below encodes:
- the rplJ gene encoding 50S ribosomal protein L10, with protein MLSKAAKNELVQEFNNVFKSGPSVLVVEYKGLTVNELQGLRANLNKAEAELKVVKNTLLKIAAKDTDIEQITELFEGPTAVAICKKDPTEVAKVFVDSAKKIPLLKIKGGVVDGSVLNETEISALSKLPSREEMIAQFMGLISSPMSNFLGTLVQLQTQFLYALNALKEKKEKEEN; from the coding sequence ATGTTAAGTAAAGCGGCTAAGAATGAGCTGGTTCAGGAATTTAACAATGTATTCAAAAGCGGTCCTTCGGTTCTGGTGGTTGAGTACAAGGGACTTACGGTCAATGAGCTCCAGGGACTGAGGGCGAATTTGAACAAAGCCGAGGCCGAACTCAAAGTCGTTAAGAATACGCTTCTAAAAATAGCAGCTAAGGATACGGACATTGAACAAATAACAGAACTTTTCGAGGGCCCCACGGCAGTCGCGATCTGCAAGAAAGACCCCACTGAGGTGGCAAAGGTATTTGTGGATTCGGCTAAGAAAATCCCTCTGCTAAAAATCAAGGGCGGGGTTGTGGACGGAAGCGTCCTGAATGAGACCGAGATTTCAGCACTTTCAAAGCTGCCGTCGAGAGAGGAAATGATAGCGCAGTTTATGGGACTTATATCTAGCCCCATGTCAAATTTCCTGGGCACGCTCGTTCAGCTTCAGACTCAGTTTTTGTACGCTTTGAACGCACTTAAGGAAAAAAAGGAAAAGGAAGAAAATTAA
- the rplL gene encoding 50S ribosomal protein L7/L12, with protein MADITKTDVVTYLEKASMLEISELIKEIEDKFDIKAAAPQVAVAAAPGAGAGGEAAAEQAEKTDFTVVLKAIGGNKIQVIKAVREVTSLGLKEAKELVEGAPKPVKEGVEKQEAEDVKKKLEEAGAEVEIN; from the coding sequence ATGGCTGACATCACGAAAACAGATGTTGTAACTTATCTTGAGAAAGCAAGCATGCTCGAGATCTCGGAGTTGATCAAGGAGATCGAAGATAAGTTTGATATAAAGGCCGCAGCCCCTCAAGTAGCCGTTGCCGCAGCGCCCGGAGCCGGTGCGGGCGGAGAAGCAGCTGCGGAGCAAGCGGAAAAAACCGATTTTACTGTGGTCCTGAAGGCCATAGGGGGCAATAAAATTCAAGTGATTAAGGCTGTCAGGGAAGTTACGTCTCTCGGTCTTAAAGAAGCGAAAGAGCTTGTCGAGGGCGCCCCCAAACCTGTTAAAGAAGGCGTGGAGAAGCAGGAAGCCGAGGATGTAAAGAAAAAGCTTGAAGAAGCCGGCGCAGAAGTAGAAATTAATTAA
- the rplA gene encoding 50S ribosomal protein L1: MAKKGKKYTGVRKLVDPKASYVLDDAIKLLEETKTANFDETVEVAVKLGIDPRQANQQIRTGMVLPHGIGKDIRVAVFAKDEKQKEAKDAGADHVGLDDLVDKIMNENWLEFDVSIATPDVMGSVAKLGKVLGPRGLMPSPKVGTVTFEIENAVKEAKAGRIEVKNDKGGVVHAPIGKISFGSDKLKDNFLVFMGSLVKMKPPSSKGAFIRKITVSNTMGPGIKIDFVNVREELKGFQVAA; the protein is encoded by the coding sequence ATGGCTAAAAAAGGTAAAAAATACACTGGAGTAAGGAAACTGGTTGATCCCAAAGCAAGCTACGTTCTTGATGACGCCATTAAACTTCTTGAAGAAACAAAGACGGCAAACTTTGATGAGACGGTGGAAGTAGCAGTTAAATTGGGAATTGATCCGAGACAGGCAAATCAACAGATAAGGACAGGAATGGTTCTGCCTCACGGCATTGGTAAAGATATCAGGGTTGCGGTTTTTGCCAAAGACGAGAAGCAGAAAGAAGCGAAGGACGCCGGCGCGGATCATGTCGGGCTCGACGATCTTGTGGATAAAATTATGAATGAGAACTGGCTTGAGTTTGATGTCTCAATTGCCACCCCGGATGTGATGGGCTCTGTTGCGAAATTGGGTAAAGTGCTGGGTCCCCGAGGCCTTATGCCGAGTCCCAAAGTCGGCACTGTGACTTTTGAGATCGAAAATGCCGTCAAGGAGGCTAAGGCGGGAAGAATTGAGGTTAAAAACGATAAAGGCGGAGTTGTCCACGCGCCTATTGGGAAGATTTCATTCGGGAGCGATAAGCTTAAAGACAATTTTCTTGTATTCATGGGATCTCTTGTAAAGATGAAACCACCCTCTTCCAAGGGAGCATTTATCAGAAAAATTACGGTTTCTAATACCATGGGACCGGGGATTAAAATTGATTTCGTTAACGTTCGTGAGGAATTAAAGGGGTTTCAGGTGGCGGCTTGA
- the rplK gene encoding 50S ribosomal protein L11, which produces MKKIDGYIKLLVDAGKATPSPPVGPALGQRGVNIMEFCKAFNAQTQKLEGLLPVTVTVYADKSFSFEVKSPPVSYLLKKAAKVEKGSGEVPRVKAGKVSRVKVEEIAKTKMPDLNTNDLEAAVRIVSGTARSMGIDIV; this is translated from the coding sequence ATGAAAAAAATCGATGGATACATAAAATTATTGGTGGATGCCGGAAAAGCCACACCTTCGCCCCCCGTTGGTCCCGCGCTGGGACAGAGAGGCGTTAATATAATGGAGTTCTGTAAGGCTTTTAATGCGCAGACTCAAAAATTGGAAGGCCTTCTTCCCGTAACTGTAACGGTATATGCCGATAAATCTTTCTCTTTTGAGGTTAAATCCCCCCCTGTTTCCTATCTGCTCAAGAAGGCGGCGAAGGTGGAAAAGGGTTCCGGTGAGGTTCCGAGGGTAAAAGCGGGAAAGGTATCGAGAGTTAAAGTCGAGGAGATTGCGAAAACTAAAATGCCGGACTTGAATACGAATGATCTGGAAGCGGCTGTAAGGATCGTTTCAGGAACCGCAAGGAGCATGGGAATAGATATAGTCTGA